The Flammeovirgaceae bacterium genome contains a region encoding:
- the smpB gene encoding SsrA-binding protein SmpB, with amino-acid sequence MSKRFSNDINIRNRQASFQYELLDKYVAGMVLKGTEIKSIREGKVNLQDGYCYFSNGELFAKGININPYAQGTHYNHEAQRERKLLLKKNELRKLEQKQDKGLTIVPLRMFINDRGYAKLEIALARGKKMFDKREAIKERDAKQQLERLKR; translated from the coding sequence ATGAGCAAACGATTTTCAAACGATATAAATATCCGTAACCGGCAGGCCTCTTTTCAGTACGAGTTGCTCGATAAGTATGTAGCCGGAATGGTGCTGAAAGGAACGGAGATTAAGTCCATCCGAGAGGGTAAGGTAAACCTACAGGATGGGTATTGTTACTTTTCGAACGGTGAATTGTTCGCCAAGGGCATTAACATCAATCCCTATGCACAAGGCACACACTATAATCACGAGGCTCAGCGTGAACGAAAACTGCTGCTTAAAAAAAATGAACTGCGGAAGTTGGAACAGAAACAGGATAAAGGCTTAACCATTGTGCCGTTGCGTATGTTTATAAACGACAGGGGTTATGCTAAGCTGGAAATTGCCCTGGCCCGCGGAAAGAAGATGTTTGATAAGCGCGAGGCCATTAAAGAGCGCGATGCCAAACAACAACTCGAACGACTTAAACGCTAG
- a CDS encoding C40 family peptidase — MNTTDTNYGVCRLSLVALRAEPSHGAAQTSQLLFGEHYEAIEVSADNKWLRIRNYFDQFAGWLDITQHHPITREHFDYINGANFKITTDITSSILYNKSPLQILLGSIIPISGAELFKMEEQFAFNGESKNLGQKRDVEFLKSIALKYINAPFLPGGRNPFGIDASGFTQMVFKICGYTLSRTTAAQQDNGRPVKSFGDLAAGDLVFFNNLKDKNLHAGILLAEDRVIHVAEKVRIDYFDEEGILNADNRVYTHSFTQARRMLLPE; from the coding sequence GTGAATACCACGGATACCAATTACGGAGTTTGCCGGCTCAGCCTGGTAGCGCTACGTGCCGAACCCAGCCATGGTGCAGCGCAGACCAGCCAGCTTTTGTTTGGCGAACATTATGAAGCGATAGAAGTAAGTGCGGATAACAAATGGCTCCGCATTCGAAACTATTTCGATCAGTTTGCAGGATGGCTGGATATTACGCAACATCACCCGATAACACGCGAACATTTTGATTACATCAATGGCGCTAACTTTAAAATTACCACCGATATCACGTCCAGTATTCTGTATAATAAAAGTCCGTTGCAGATATTACTGGGCAGCATTATTCCTATTTCGGGTGCTGAATTGTTTAAAATGGAGGAGCAGTTTGCCTTTAACGGTGAATCAAAAAACCTGGGGCAAAAACGCGATGTTGAATTTCTTAAAAGCATTGCTTTGAAGTATATCAATGCCCCATTTTTACCAGGAGGCCGAAACCCCTTTGGTATTGATGCTTCAGGCTTTACGCAAATGGTATTTAAGATTTGCGGCTACACCCTGAGCCGCACCACCGCAGCCCAGCAGGATAACGGCCGGCCGGTTAAAAGTTTTGGCGATTTGGCTGCCGGTGACCTTGTCTTCTTTAATAATCTGAAGGATAAAAATCTCCATGCCGGGATTTTGCTTGCCGAAGACAGGGTTATTCACGTTGCTGAAAAAGTCCGTATTGATTATTTCGATGAAGAAGGCATTCTCAATGCCGACAACCGGGTTTACACTCATTCCTTTACCCAGGCTCGCAGAATGTTGTTGCCCGAATAG